The window CCTGGGCGACGCGTCCCCCGGCGAGATCGCCGCGGAACTCGGCATGCCGACCAACCTGGTCGCCCACCACGTGAAGGTGCTCCAGGACGCCGGCCTGCTGGCCCGCACCCGCTCCGAGGGCGACCGCCGCCGCACCTACCTGCGGCTGGTGCCCGGAGTGCTGTCCTCGCTGACCGCACCCCGGCTCGAGGGCACCGAGCGGGTGGTGTTCGTCTGCACCCACAACTCGGCCCGCTCCCAGCTGGCCGCGGCCCTGTGGCGGGACCGCATCGGCGGCGAGGTCGCCTCCGCCGGCACCATCCCGGCTCAACGGGTCCACCCCCGTGCGGTCCGGGTCGCCCACGAACACGGCCTCGCCCTGGACCCGGCCGGCCCTCGCCACGTCGACGAGGTGCTGCACGACGGTGACCTCGTCATCGCCGTCTGCGACAACGCCCACGAAGACCTCACCGGCGGAATCCGGCCGCGACTGCACTGGTCGGTGCCGGATCCCGCCCGCGTCGACACCGACGCCGCCTTCGAAGCCGCCTACACCGACCTCGCCGACCGCATCGACCGGCTCGCCATCTGACGCCCACCCACCCCGACACGACCCGGAGTCACCTGTTCATGCACCAGATCACCCTGTGGCGGCGGCTGCTCGCCGAGTTCCTCGGCACCGCGCTGCTGGTCACCGCCGTCGTCGGCTCCGGCATCATGGCGTCGAGCCTCTCCCCCGGCGACGTCGGCCTGCAACTGCTGCAGAACTCGGTCGCCACCGTGTTCGCCCTCGGCGCGCTGATCCTCACCTTCGGCCCGGTCTCCGGCGCCCACTTCAACCCGGTGGTCTCCGCCGCCGACTGGTTCCTGGGCCGCCGCACCGGCACCGGACTGACGATCAAAGACCTCGGTGGGTACGCCGTAGCGCAGACCCTGGGAGCCGTCGCCGGCTCGATCCTGGCGAACCTGATGTTCGACCTCGCGCCCATCACGATGTCGACCAGGGACCGCTCCGCCGGCAACCTGTGGCTCGGCGAGATCGTCGCCGTCGTCGGCCTGCTCCTGCTGATCTTCGCCCTCAGCCGGTCCGGCCGCGCCACCGTCGCCCCCGCCGCCGTCGGCGCCTACATCGGCGCCGCCTACTGGTTCACCTCGTCCACCAGCTTCGCCAACCCGGCCGTCACCGTCGGCCGCGCCTTCACCGACACGTTCGCCGGCATCGCCCCCGCCTCGGTGCCCGGCTTCGTCATCGCGCAGATCATCGGCCTGGCCATCGGCGTCGGTGTCCTGCTCGCCCTCTACCCCACCGCCGGTCAGAGCGCCGACAGGGTCGTCGTCGAACCCGACCGTTCCCACTGACCTACGCCCTCGCAGCACCGGCCCTCACGGAAGACGGAAAACCATGAACCACGCCAAGCCCACCGTCCTGTTCGTCTGCGTCCACAACGCCGGCCGCTCCCAGATGGCCGCCGGCTGGCTACGCCACCTCGCCGGCGACACCGTCGAGGTCCGCTCCGCGGGCTCCGCCCCCGCCGAGACGATCAACCCGGCCGCGGTCGAGGCGATGAAGGAGGTCGGCATCGACATCACCGACCAGACCCCCATCAAGCTGACCTGGGACGCCGCCCGGGAGTCCGACGTCATCATCACCATGGGCTGCGGCGACGCCTGCCCGGTCTTCCCCGGCAAACGCTACGAGGACTGGAAGCTCGAGGACCCGGCCGGTAAGGGTGTCGACGCCGTCCGCCCCATCCGCGACGAGATCAAGACGCGCATCGAGGTCCTGCTCGCCGACCTGATCCCCGCCTCCTGATCACCACCCGCTCGGTAGACCGGGACGGTCCATCCCGTGCAGAGGGCCATGGCGGGCGGGGTGGCCGCGCGCGCCGATCGCGGGCGCGGCCACCACCCGGTCAGGAACTCGGGTACCAGGCCTGCAGATCCACCACCAGGTTGGTGGTGCCCGCGCTGACGTTGCGGACGCGGATCTTGCCGTCGGTGCCGACCGGCACCTTCGCCATGCCGCCGCGAGCTAGGTCGGCGGTGGGCGGGTAGTTGGACAGCGACGTGCCCGGCTCGGTGCCGTCGGCCGGCCAGGCGTGCAGGTAACCGGCGGCCGTGTTGTCCACCACCACGAAGTTCACCACGGCGGTCGCGCCGGGCGGCAGGCCGGTGGCGATGTCGACGGTGCCGTTCGCCGGCATCGGTGCCGGGTTGCTGCGGGTGTCCACCAACCGCCGTGCCGCCAGGGTGCGCAGGCCGGCGCCGGTGGTCGGGGCGCCGGTGAAGTAGCCGGTCGCCGTCATCACCAGGTGGATCGGTGAGCCGCTGTTGTTGGTGAACGTGGCCCGTCCGTCCGTGCCGAGCCGGACCGCCACGCCGTGCGACGTGGTGCCCGGAACGTAGTCCATCACGCTGCGACTGGTGCCGCCGGTCGCGTACGTACCTATCCAGCCCTGTGCGGTGGCGCCGGTGGCGATCAGGTCGACGAACGCGGTGGACGCCCCGGCCGGGATCACCCCGCCGGTGAAGGGGAACGTCCGGCTACCGCCGCTGGGGATCGTCGTCGTGCCGCCACCGCCGAGCCCGCTGCGGGTGTCCACCAGCCGGGTCGGCGTGACCGGCACGTAGCCGCCGCCGGACGTGCCGGTGCGGGTGTAGTAGCCCTGCACGTCGACGATGATGTGCACGCCGCCGCCGTTGTTGTAGACCGACAGTTTTCCGCTGGCCGGCACGTTCACCACGGCACTGTTCGACAGGATCTGGTTGGCGGTCACGTTCAGCGTGGACAGCGCCGCCGGGCGGGTGGTGCCCTCGGGGAACACGGTCAGGTACATCCCGGCGGTCGTGGTCACCGCGGTGACGTCCACCAGTACCGCGGTCACGCCGGTGGCGGGCACCCCGCCGACACCGGTGACCTGAAACGACGTGGTCGCGCCGGCCGCTTTGACGCCCGGTGCCCCGCCGATCGAGCCGCGGGTGTCGAGGACCGCCGCGCTGGTGGGGAGGCGGACGAACGCACCGCCGCGGACGGTCTGCCGGACCCAGGCCGCGATGTCGTCGAGCCGGGTCTCCGTGGCCGTGGCGGTCGCGCCGGCCGGCGCGTCGAGGCAGCCGGCCTGACCGGACGTGGCGTGCACGCCGACGAGTTCGAATCCGGCGCCGCGCGGCCGCAGTGCCGGTCCGCCCGAGTCGCCCTTGCAGACACCGACCGACGCGCCCGCGGCCGGGGCGAGGTCGATCGTGGCGCCGCCGACGGTCTGGACGGTCAGGTCGCCGCGGTGCAGCCGGCGCGGCACCCAGGTGGTGGCGGTGCGCCCGTACCCCAGGACCTGCAGTGTCTCGCCGGCGGTCGGCGCGACGGCGGCGATCGGAACCGGCGCGACGTCGATGACCGGCGCGGAGAGCTTGGCCAGGGCCAACTCGCGATCCGGGTGCACCACCACGTCGACGACGCGGCGCTGCTGGCCACCGGTCGCGTCCAGGTCGGCGCGCCCCACGGTGACCGTGGTCGCCACGGTGGGCGCGCCGCCGACACCGGCGAAGCAGGCGGCGCTGGTGGCGATCCACTCCGGGTCGATCAGGGCGCCGGAACATCCGCGCACCGAATCACCGACCTGGACGTGTGCCGCGAACGTGTACCCGGTGGCCGGCGTGCCGCCGGTGACGCCCGAGGCCGGCGCGGAGCCCACCCCCGCGGCCAGGGTCAGCGCGGCCAGTGCGACGGCCAGGCCGGTGCGCCGTACGGTCCGTCTCGCGCGGCTGCGGGCAGCAACCATCCTCGTATCCATCGCCAAGGCCTCCCCGTGTCTCCCCTGAGTGGAATCCCGCAAGCCACCCTAGCCCTGCTTTTTCGCTTTCAGGGGGCGGTACGACCGCGCCTCACCGTCGTTGTCGGATAACCAACATCCATCGACTACCTCGAATCGCTGTGGCGACCCGCAGCGGGATCCCGGAAACACTATGCGAGCCCGGCGGTGATGACCTCCATCGATGCCTTGAAAGCCTCGACGGCCTGCGCCCGATACTGCGGTTTCTTGTCGCCCTTCACGTCCGTGGTGATGTAGTCGAACCGCGCCCTCACCGAGATGTCGCCCGTGACGGTCTCGAAGCGGAAGTTGTACTGGTACCCGTGGATGCCGTCCTTGCACGGCTCGTTCGCGCACGGCAGCTCGTCGGTCAACGGATCCGCCTGGTCGAGGGTGAGCAGATCCTCCGCCGTCTCGGGCGTGTACTTCGGATACCTGACCTTCCGGATGTCCTCGTCGGAGTATCTGCCGTAGTCGAACTCGGCACGGCCGAAGACCGATGCCTTGGTCGCCACGTCGCGGTACTCGCCGTCCGGTTCGATATCGCACATCGGTGCATTGGTCGCGAGTTTCGCGTAGTCGAAGGTGGCGGTGTACTGGACGGTCCCGTCACCCGGCAGCTTCACCGTCTTGTCCAGCGTGTCACAGACCGCGCGGAGCTGGGCCTCGGTGGCCTGCTGGGCGGTGGACGCCGCCGGAACCGGTGACCGGGCCGGCGGCGGGGTCGGCGACGTCGACTCGCCGTCGCCGGGATCGGCTGACGAGTCACAGCCCGCCAGCAGCAGCACGACGACCGCACCGATCGCCATTCGTCTCATCACCGGGTCTCCTCCGTCGTGTAGTCCTGGCCGCCCTGGTCGTTGTCGCCCGGGGTCGTGTCGTTGACATAGGAGGGTGCACCCGGAATGTGCACCTGCCAGCCGCTGCGGTCAGTATCCCCCGCCCAGTCACGGGCCTGAGCCGGAGTGGGGGCCTCGTCCCAGTCCGCGAGGACGGACTTGATGGCATCCCTGGCATCGTCATCGGTCACCGCGTAGGACTGTGCCGCCGCTTTGATCTGCTCGCCCGCAAGGTAGAGGCGCCCGCAGGCGGTCTTCAGGTATTCGCCGTACTCCACGACCATGGCCTTGACCTTCGGGTCGGCACTGCCCTCGGACCCGTCCGCCGTGGCCAGCGAGGCGTCGGCGGCCTGGACCGCGGCGATCTGCGGAATCAGGTCCTTCTCGTAGATCCTCGCGCACTCGAAACAGGTGTCGGCGATCTCCAGAATCTCGTCCACGTTGATGTGGAAGCCCGCGCTCTCACCGGTGCCGGTGGCGGTGTTCTCGGTCAGGTCGTACAACTCCAGGTTGAAGCTGTGATACCCGAAGACGGTGTCGCGGAGACTGTAGATGCCGTTGTTGTAGTCGTTCTCCCGGGAGAACAGGTCGTCGGACTGCTCGTCGAGATGACTCCAGAGCGTGTTGATCACCGCCTCCACACCGTGGGCGTACGCCGTGTGTTTGATGTTCGGCGCGAAATTCTGTCCGATGATGCCGATGAGCTGGACACTCGCACCGAAAGCCCCCAGGGCCGGGTTCCAGCCGCCCGCGATGCTGAGTGCCGTGCCCATCCCCTGGAAGGTCTGCCACATCGGGTTGAGGTCGGTGGTGACCTCCTTGGTCGCATCGAGTGCCTTGCCGGCGTCCCCGAGGATCTTCAGCGATCCGGAACGCATCTCCTGGATGATCGTGCCTCTGGCGCTGTAGAGGTTGTGGATGCTCGCGGCGATCCCGGCCTGGTTGTGCAGGGTCGGAGCGATCGAGGAGAAGAAGCCGTCCTTGAGCTTGTCGGCGGCCAGCCCGGTCCAACTCTGGTACCAGCCCGCGTTCTCGCCGTCCTCGCCGATGAGCTTGCGGACCTTGACGTGCAGGTCGGCGTTGCTCACGGGGGTGAAGCCGGCGTCCGAACCGGCGGCGGTCTCCAGACCGAGGGCACCGCCGATCACCAGGAGCGCCTGCTGCGCACTCTCGATCGCGCGCTGATCGTGTCTGTCGAACTGCGGCAGCTTGTTGAGGACCGCACTGCCCTCGGAGTACGCCCAGTACTCGACCTGCTGCATGATCGAATTCATGCCGCAGGGGATCTCGCTCGGCGCGACCACCTCGTTGCCGTAGCGATCGGTCGTGAACAACAGCCCGGAGCCGGACTGCGGGGCGTTGATGCGGCCGGGACAGGACGGCACACCGGTGCGCTGGTCGCCCTTCGCCCACTCGACGACCTCGCAGGGACCGTAGATCAGATGGAGCCGGTTGATCGGATCCCAGTAGTCCCAGAGATCCTCCCCGTAGGGCGCCTGGTACCGGTGAAACGCCGTCCTGAACGCGCTGTTCTGCCAGCAGGCGAGCGCGACCTCTTCACGCCACCGTTTCGTCAGGGCCTTCCGGAACGCGTTCACCTCGGCTTCGAGCGCAGCGTAGAAGTTGGTGTCGTAGATGATGCCGTCGGCCACGTCGATCCCCCCGTGAATCGCGGTCCTCTTCGTACGGTTGTCGGCCTCCGCTGTGGTACACGCCTACGACGAGCCGCGGGTTCACCCGCCGCCTATCTGTCCTGGAAGACAGATGACCGCAGGTCACGGACAGCAAGCTGTTGTCCGCCGCAGCCACCACGAACCAGCCTGGGAGTCGCCCGATCGCAACCCCGTCTGGAGGCGACAATGCAGTTCGGAGTCCTCGGTCCGCTGAAGATCTGGTGGCCGTCGCCCGCCGGCCCGCTGACCGCGCCCAAGCTTCGCGGGCTGCTGACCCTGTTACTGGTGGAGGACGACCCGGTGCCCGCGGGGCAACTGATGGAGCTGCTCCGGGGCCGCCGCGAAACCGGCGGCCCCACCGCGATGCACGTCTCGGTACACAAGCTGCGCCGATGGCTGCACGGCGGGCACCGGCTGGACCTGACCGCGCAGGGCTACACCGTCGACGTCGATCCGGCGCTCGTCGACGCCGGACAGTTCCGTCTGCGGCTGACCGCGGCGGACACGGCCACCGACCCGTACGCCCGCATCGAACTGCTCCGGTCGGCGGTGTCGCTGTGGCGCGGCCCGATCGGCGCCGATCTCGCCGTGCCGTTGCAGCAACGGGCGACGGTCCGCCGGCTGGAGGGACTGCGGGTGCGGGCGGTGCTCCAGCTGGCCGAGGCGTGCCTGGCGACCGGCATGCCGGGCACGGCACTTCCCTACCTGGACGATCTGGCGCACGGATCGCCGTTCGACGAGCGGGTGCAGGCACAGTTCGCGCTCGTGCTGGCGGCCTGCGGGCGGCAGGCGGATGCGCTGGCGGTCATCGCCGACACCCGGCGGTCCCTCGCCGATGAGCTGGGCATCGAGTCCGGCCCGCAGCTGCGTGAGGCGCACCTGCGGATCCTGCGCCAGCGCGTCCTGCCCACGTACTCGTAGGTCAGCTCCAGTTGCCGGCGACGGCGAGGTCGCCGGGCTCGCCCCAGTTGTTGAGCGTGGTCACGCCCCGCATGTACCACTGCTTCGTACTCGGACGCCGCACGCCGGGTTCGTCGATCCCGTCGGCGTTCCAGTCACCGGCCACCGGCTGATCACCGGGCTCACCCCAATTGTCGACATGACCGCCACCGCGCAGATACCAGCGTTTCTCACTGGGCCGGAACACCCCCGGCTCGTCACGGCCGTCACCGTTCCAGTCACCGGCCACCGGCAGATCGTTCGGCTCACCCCAATTGTCGACATGACCGCCACCCAGCAGATACCAGCGTTTCTCACTGGGCCGGAACACCCCCGGCTCGTCACGGCCGTCGCCGTCCCAGTCACCGGCCACCACCAGATCACCGGGCTCACCCCAGTTCTCGACATGCCCGTAGCCATGCAGATACCAGCGATGCTCACTCGCCCGGAACACCCCCGGCTCGTCGACACCGTCACCGTCCCAGTCACCGGCGACCGGCTGATCACCCGGTATACCCCAGTTGCTCAGCGAACCCGCGCCACGGAAGATCCAATCGTTCACGCCCGGCCGGAACACCCCGGGACGGTCCGCGCGTCCGGCGAGGGCGTCCAGGATGTTGTACGCGATGGTGCTGCCGTCGGACGCCTGCACCTGGTAGGCATCGGGAAACGCCGACACCTGCACCCGCTGGCAGATCGTACCGATCGGGGTGGCGGTGTTGTTCCAGGCGTTGTTCGGATACAGGGCGATCATCCGGTTCAGGAACGCGTTCGTCGCCCAGACCGGATCGGTGCGCTGCGCCGCCGTACCCCATGAGGCTCTTTGTTGGAAGAGACCGAGACTGTCATGGTCGACAGCCTCGCTGATGTTCTCCATGGTCGATTCGACAATGGTGGTCGTGACGGCGATGGCCGCGGCCCGCCGGGCGAGTCCGCGGTTGCGGACCGTCTCGACGACGCGCCGCGCGCACGACATCCGGTACCCGGTCAGGTAGCCCTTCAATTTGCCGTTGAGCAGCGGATTGAGCCGGTTCGCCAGCGCCGTGTCCATAGGCTGGACGGTGCCGCAGGTTTTCGTGGCGTACGCGGCCGCCGTCGCCGGGCTCATCCCCGCGCCGGGCGTGGCGGCCGACGCCGATACGCCCGGTCCGAGCCCGCCGGCCGCCAGCACGGCCGCGAGAATCAGCGTTCGAATGCGTCTCACAGCACTTCCTTTCATCGAGTGCGGTCGACGCTAAGTAAGGGTGCTTGCCGGGGACTTACCTGATGGATAAGCCGCCGGTAAGCGGCTTTTCCTAGCCTCGGAATCCGACCGGAAATCCGAGGGAGAGGAAAATCCGTGCGAAGAAGATTGCGCCGTGACGCGATGCTGACGGCGGTTCTGTCAGCGGCCGCCGTCCTGCTGACACCGGTCGCGGCCCGGGCGGCGACGCCGCCGGTCATCCCGCCGTTCAACCGGGCGATCGACCCCTACGCCGCCAACGACGAGGTCGGCAGCTGCGACGCCGGAATCAAACCCGGCATGCAGGACTTCCGGTCGTTCATCAAGAACCGGTACGGCCTGGGCAACTCGATCGACTTCGTGGAGGCCTGCGACCTGAGCGGCCCGGGCGGCCACGACCAGGGCCGCGCCTGGGACTGGGGCAACGACACGACCGACGCCGCCGACGTCGACAAGGTCAACACCGTACTGAACTGGCTGCTCGCGACCGACAAGTACGGCAACAAGCACGCGATGGCCCGCCGCCTCGGGATCAACTTCATCATCTGGAACCGGCGGATCATCTTCCTCACCCCCGGCGGATCGAAGACCTGGGAGGCGTACGCCTGCAACGGCTCGGCCAGCAGTGCCACACCAACCACGTGCACTTCGAGATGAGCTGGGCCGGCGCCCGCCGCCAGACGACCTGGTGGACGGCCCGGCAACCGGACGGCCCGGGCGTGTTCCGGCCCGGCGTCAACGACTGGATCTTCCGAGCCAACGGCAGCCTGACCAACTGGGGCATACCGGGTGATCTGCCGGTCGCCGGTGACTGGGACGGTGACGGTGTCGACGAGCCGGGGGTGTTCCGGGCGAGTGAGCATCGCTGGTATCTGCATGGCTACGGGCATGTCGAGAACTGGGGTGAGCCCGGTGATCTGGTGGTGGCCGGTGACTGGGACGGTGACGGCCGTGACGAGCCGGGGGTGTTCCGGCCCAGTGAGAAACGCTGGTATCTGCTGGGTGGCGGTCATGTCGACAACTGGGGTGAGCCGAACGATCTGCCGGTGGCCGGTGACTGGAACGGTGACGGCCGTGACGAGCCGGGGGTGTTCCGGCCCAGTGAGAAACGCTGGTATCTGCGCGGTGGTGGTCATGTCGACAACTGGGGTGAGCCCGGTGATCAGCCGGTGGCCGGTGACTGGAACGCCGACGGGATCGACGAA of the Actinoplanes sichuanensis genome contains:
- a CDS encoding AfsR/SARP family transcriptional regulator — encoded protein: MQFGVLGPLKIWWPSPAGPLTAPKLRGLLTLLLVEDDPVPAGQLMELLRGRRETGGPTAMHVSVHKLRRWLHGGHRLDLTAQGYTVDVDPALVDAGQFRLRLTAADTATDPYARIELLRSAVSLWRGPIGADLAVPLQQRATVRRLEGLRVRAVLQLAEACLATGMPGTALPYLDDLAHGSPFDERVQAQFALVLAACGRQADALAVIADTRRSLADELGIESGPQLREAHLRILRQRVLPTYS
- a CDS encoding arsenate reductase/protein-tyrosine-phosphatase family protein, whose amino-acid sequence is MNADTSSLHARARIHAALGDPARLAIVDALTLGDASPGEIAAELGMPTNLVAHHVKVLQDAGLLARTRSEGDRRRTYLRLVPGVLSSLTAPRLEGTERVVFVCTHNSARSQLAAALWRDRIGGEVASAGTIPAQRVHPRAVRVAHEHGLALDPAGPRHVDEVLHDGDLVIAVCDNAHEDLTGGIRPRLHWSVPDPARVDTDAAFEAAYTDLADRIDRLAI
- a CDS encoding aquaporin, encoding MHQITLWRRLLAEFLGTALLVTAVVGSGIMASSLSPGDVGLQLLQNSVATVFALGALILTFGPVSGAHFNPVVSAADWFLGRRTGTGLTIKDLGGYAVAQTLGAVAGSILANLMFDLAPITMSTRDRSAGNLWLGEIVAVVGLLLLIFALSRSGRATVAPAAVGAYIGAAYWFTSSTSFANPAVTVGRAFTDTFAGIAPASVPGFVIAQIIGLAIGVGVLLALYPTAGQSADRVVVEPDRSH
- a CDS encoding S1 family peptidase, whose amino-acid sequence is MVAARSRARRTVRRTGLAVALAALTLAAGVGSAPASGVTGGTPATGYTFAAHVQVGDSVRGCSGALIDPEWIATSAACFAGVGGAPTVATTVTVGRADLDATGGQQRRVVDVVVHPDRELALAKLSAPVIDVAPVPIAAVAPTAGETLQVLGYGRTATTWVPRRLHRGDLTVQTVGGATIDLAPAAGASVGVCKGDSGGPALRPRGAGFELVGVHATSGQAGCLDAPAGATATATETRLDDIAAWVRQTVRGGAFVRLPTSAAVLDTRGSIGGAPGVKAAGATTSFQVTGVGGVPATGVTAVLVDVTAVTTTAGMYLTVFPEGTTRPAALSTLNVTANQILSNSAVVNVPASGKLSVYNNGGGVHIIVDVQGYYTRTGTSGGGYVPVTPTRLVDTRSGLGGGGTTTIPSGGSRTFPFTGGVIPAGASTAFVDLIATGATAQGWIGTYATGGTSRSVMDYVPGTTSHGVAVRLGTDGRATFTNNSGSPIHLVMTATGYFTGAPTTGAGLRTLAARRLVDTRSNPAPMPANGTVDIATGLPPGATAVVNFVVVDNTAAGYLHAWPADGTEPGTSLSNYPPTADLARGGMAKVPVGTDGKIRVRNVSAGTTNLVVDLQAWYPSS
- a CDS encoding arsenate reductase ArsC — translated: MNHAKPTVLFVCVHNAGRSQMAAGWLRHLAGDTVEVRSAGSAPAETINPAAVEAMKEVGIDITDQTPIKLTWDAARESDVIITMGCGDACPVFPGKRYEDWKLEDPAGKGVDAVRPIRDEIKTRIEVLLADLIPAS